One Planctomycetia bacterium genomic window carries:
- a CDS encoding acetyl-CoA carboxylase carboxyltransferase subunit alpha — protein MTMPSYLPFEKDIAELEALLRNLEAENSADKAEELRRIQKEVVSLKKKKFNQLSAWQTVLVSRHPERPQFLDYVNLIFDDFTELHGDKAIGDDRSLRTGIARLDDLKVMLIGHHKGRNLHERTECFYGCAHPEGYRKALMRMKFAAKFGLPVICLIDTPGAYPGIGAEERGQAQLIAVNLLEMSRIPTPIVCVVIGEGGSGGALGIGIGDRVSLLEHSYYSVISPEGCAGILWKHATEETKSKAADALKLTARNLMELKVIDEVIPEPLGGAHRDQREMANTLKMYLLNALRELKGKSVDELLEARYQKFRQMGVFIRQLENAT, from the coding sequence ATGACCATGCCCAGTTATTTGCCATTTGAGAAAGACATCGCTGAGTTGGAAGCATTGCTTCGGAATCTTGAAGCGGAGAACAGTGCCGACAAAGCTGAGGAACTAAGACGCATCCAAAAGGAAGTTGTCAGCCTCAAGAAGAAGAAATTCAATCAGCTTTCTGCCTGGCAAACCGTTCTAGTGTCAAGGCATCCAGAACGCCCTCAATTTCTGGATTACGTCAATCTCATCTTTGACGACTTTACCGAATTGCATGGAGACAAGGCAATAGGCGATGACCGATCCCTGAGAACGGGCATAGCGCGTCTCGATGATCTCAAGGTCATGCTGATTGGTCACCATAAGGGTCGGAACCTGCATGAACGGACGGAGTGCTTTTATGGCTGCGCTCATCCTGAAGGGTACCGCAAGGCTCTCATGCGCATGAAGTTTGCCGCCAAGTTCGGATTGCCGGTCATTTGTCTGATAGATACACCTGGAGCTTATCCGGGCATTGGCGCGGAAGAACGTGGGCAGGCGCAACTTATTGCGGTTAATCTTCTGGAAATGTCCCGAATTCCAACGCCAATCGTATGTGTAGTCATTGGCGAAGGGGGTTCAGGCGGGGCCTTGGGCATTGGAATCGGTGATAGGGTTAGTCTGTTGGAGCATTCTTATTATTCGGTCATCAGTCCTGAAGGCTGTGCAGGCATATTGTGGAAGCATGCTACCGAGGAGACGAAATCCAAAGCCGCTGATGCTCTCAAGCTCACAGCCCGGAATCTGATGGAACTCAAAGTGATTGATGAAGTGATTCCAGAGCCACTCGGTGGTGCTCATCGTGATCAGCGTGAAATGGCCAATACCCTGAAGATGTACCTGCTCAATGCCTTGCGTGAGTTGAAGGGAAAGTCGGTTGACGAACTGCTGGAGGCACGCTATCAGAAATTCCGGCAAATGGGAGTATTTATCAGGCAACTTGAAAACGCAACATAA
- a CDS encoding metal ABC transporter permease, with translation MHSVRILTLFIGMLIPQVVLGQDQPAVLQEHGSTGEIRIRLVQSGESIWVTVPSAVSCKTGLHGQGSEDISLQSPGTLLQVKLAEDNKTVQYIQVLYAWYSMPAQWLDEQFTELKGMFSEGTLFSNKQMVLGLVSILLVCLICGAISSLVLSNRMAFFSDALAHFAFAGVALGILMNIAGLLASDELIVPVMVAFGIISGCGIAYVKQKTVLANDTIIGVFFAGAMGLGAILLTAVAKIGGGSRGAQNPETFLFGDPMATTSQQIVYLLILLVITVIFLLLRYNKLVLASFNPSLARSRRISVELSNYLFIIFLAMTVNACLKVVGALLINALLILPAATAGNISRNLRQFFWITLFVSLVAGLGGFFISASWQPVIGGKNLPLGTGGVIVVLGTICFFASVFAGPLLRGKRAISVSNN, from the coding sequence TTGCACTCCGTCCGAATCCTGACATTATTTATCGGCATGCTGATCCCCCAGGTCGTATTAGGCCAGGATCAGCCAGCGGTTCTGCAGGAGCATGGCAGTACTGGCGAAATCAGAATCAGACTGGTGCAATCAGGTGAGAGCATCTGGGTGACCGTACCCTCTGCGGTCAGTTGTAAAACGGGTTTGCACGGGCAGGGGTCTGAAGATATTTCCCTGCAATCGCCAGGCACGCTGCTTCAAGTGAAACTGGCAGAAGATAACAAGACAGTTCAATACATTCAGGTTCTTTACGCCTGGTATTCAATGCCTGCACAATGGCTCGATGAACAGTTTACCGAATTGAAGGGAATGTTTTCCGAAGGGACCTTGTTCAGTAATAAGCAGATGGTGCTGGGGCTGGTCAGTATTCTCCTGGTATGTCTGATATGCGGTGCGATCAGTTCGCTGGTGTTAAGCAATCGCATGGCATTCTTTTCCGATGCCCTGGCTCACTTTGCTTTCGCAGGTGTGGCCCTTGGTATTCTCATGAATATTGCCGGACTGTTGGCCAGCGATGAACTGATTGTTCCGGTCATGGTGGCGTTTGGAATCATCAGCGGCTGCGGTATTGCCTACGTGAAGCAAAAGACGGTGTTGGCTAATGACACCATCATTGGTGTTTTCTTTGCCGGGGCTATGGGCCTTGGCGCCATTCTGCTGACAGCAGTTGCCAAAATCGGCGGCGGAAGCCGTGGAGCACAGAATCCGGAAACCTTTCTTTTCGGCGACCCGATGGCAACCACAAGTCAGCAGATTGTTTATCTTTTGATTCTACTCGTCATCACTGTTATCTTTTTATTGCTGCGTTACAACAAGCTGGTGCTGGCGAGCTTTAATCCCAGCCTGGCACGTTCCCGGCGCATTTCGGTTGAACTCAGCAACTATCTGTTTATCATCTTTCTGGCGATGACGGTTAACGCATGCCTGAAAGTCGTGGGAGCACTTTTAATCAATGCGTTACTGATTTTACCTGCGGCAACAGCAGGCAACATCTCGCGCAATTTACGACAGTTTTTCTGGATTACTTTATTTGTCTCGCTCGTGGCTGGTCTGGGAGGCTTTTTCATTAGTGCGAGCTGGCAGCCTGTCATTGGTGGAAAGAACCTTCCGCTCGGAACGGGAGGCGTTATTGTTGTATTGGGAACAATCTGCTTTTTTGCCTCCGTCTTTGCTGGCCCCTTGCTTCGAGGAAAGCGAGCGATTTCCGTAAGCAATAACTGA
- a CDS encoding permease, with protein sequence MFAALSGIDQFVVSFQSIVYEALPFVIIGALISGILEELLPQQLFARMIPKNRSLAIAGSALLGLIFPMCECGIVPVMRRLLGKGLPLGCAVAYMLAAPVVNPVVIASTWAAFSGDRSTIDGLTSVQMVVMRCGLAFLTAFIVGCVINRLAVKGVSDLIKVPIKITPLQLADEPQVKRPWSMRLANIAQVALHDFIDITCFLILGAILAATLQTYEIVSKVSYLFGNPWSAALIMMVIAVLLCLCSEADAFVAANMIKVPLSGKLSFLVLGPMFDLKLLLMYTRVFKPKLIITIVVLLWVIVFVFSMAAFYLVQGFKSVGA encoded by the coding sequence ATGTTTGCAGCTTTGAGCGGGATTGACCAGTTTGTAGTTTCGTTTCAAAGTATTGTGTACGAAGCCCTTCCCTTTGTGATAATTGGCGCGCTGATCTCCGGCATCCTGGAAGAATTGTTACCACAACAACTTTTTGCCCGCATGATTCCCAAGAACCGGTCGTTGGCAATAGCGGGAAGTGCATTGCTGGGGCTTATTTTCCCCATGTGCGAATGCGGTATTGTGCCCGTGATGCGGCGCCTACTGGGCAAAGGGCTTCCACTGGGATGTGCCGTTGCCTATATGCTAGCAGCACCGGTGGTGAACCCTGTGGTGATTGCTTCAACCTGGGCTGCCTTCTCGGGTGATCGCAGCACCATTGACGGCTTGACCAGCGTACAAATGGTTGTCATGCGATGTGGTTTAGCTTTTTTAACAGCCTTTATTGTAGGATGCGTGATCAATCGTCTGGCAGTAAAAGGTGTGTCCGACCTTATCAAAGTGCCGATCAAGATAACACCTTTGCAACTGGCTGATGAGCCTCAGGTCAAGAGGCCATGGAGCATGAGGCTGGCCAATATCGCACAGGTGGCTCTGCACGATTTCATCGATATCACTTGTTTCCTGATTTTGGGAGCCATTCTGGCTGCCACGCTGCAGACCTATGAAATTGTCAGCAAAGTATCGTACCTTTTCGGCAATCCCTGGAGTGCAGCACTAATTATGATGGTGATTGCAGTGCTTCTCTGTTTGTGCAGTGAAGCAGATGCCTTTGTTGCTGCCAATATGATCAAAGTGCCACTATCAGGTAAACTGAGTTTTCTAGTGCTCGGGCCGATGTTCGATCTCAAGTTATTGTTAATGTACACCAGAGTGTTTAAGCCCAAGTTGATCATCACCATCGTAGTACTCTTATGGGTGATTGTTTTCGTCTTCAGTATGGCTGCATTCTATCTGGTACAGGGTTTCAAATCGGTAGGTGCTTAA
- a CDS encoding UvrB/UvrC motif-containing protein: protein MGQDIDRALAGWEFKPGMIQARMVTSGDGRQVIQLRIDLGVLQMEVKGRPDGARPNGFLTYLDYLRDLIRRKGLESDDSFTMTEEHCVEADREFVQFYHRRVAFLTMNQFERAIRDADHTLAFMDLVKEHAPHNDYVTAHEQYRPFVLFHRTAAMVEASLAKDTPETAIDAIRDGLQRIKEVFIEYEQDERYDKDPLVKELKKKLKQLRKEHGVKLTLKEQLAKAVEKEDYETAARLRDEMKKRSQANS, encoded by the coding sequence ATGGGACAGGATATTGATCGTGCACTGGCTGGGTGGGAATTCAAACCTGGAATGATCCAGGCGCGGATGGTGACGTCTGGCGATGGGCGCCAGGTCATTCAACTGCGCATTGATCTTGGTGTGCTGCAGATGGAAGTGAAGGGCAGACCCGATGGCGCCCGCCCGAATGGCTTCCTGACCTATCTTGATTACCTTCGCGATTTGATTCGCCGCAAGGGACTCGAATCCGACGACTCATTCACCATGACTGAAGAACATTGTGTCGAAGCGGATCGGGAGTTCGTCCAGTTTTATCATCGGCGTGTAGCATTCCTCACCATGAATCAGTTTGAACGAGCCATCCGCGATGCTGACCATACGCTCGCCTTCATGGATCTGGTTAAAGAACATGCACCACATAACGACTATGTGACAGCACATGAACAGTACCGTCCCTTCGTTCTGTTTCATCGAACTGCAGCCATGGTAGAAGCCTCATTGGCCAAGGATACACCAGAAACTGCCATCGATGCCATTCGGGACGGATTACAGCGCATCAAGGAAGTGTTCATCGAATATGAGCAGGATGAACGTTACGACAAGGATCCGCTGGTAAAGGAGCTGAAGAAGAAGCTGAAACAACTGCGCAAGGAGCATGGTGTGAAACTGACTTTGAAAGAGCAGCTCGCCAAGGCAGTAGAAAAAGAAGACTATGAGACTGCAGCCAGGCTTCGCGATGAAATGAAGAAGCGAAGCCAAGCCAACTCGTAA
- a CDS encoding NAD-dependent epimerase/dehydratase family protein yields MKTVLITGANGEIGHGLIEALAANSGTQIVALDLNSPDESIRKKCYRTVVGDITDASVVENLGANYDFDIIIHLAALLSTKSERMPKLAHMVNVDGTLNLLELAVSEARQQGKPIRFIYPSSIAVYGMPDVSTKAKSGKVLESDWCEPRTMYGINKLYCEKLGNYYQKHYRQLDIQESKGLVDFRGIRFPGLISAFTLPTGGTSDFAPEMIHAAAKKQTYKCFVRPDTRIPFMAMPDGVSAILKLAEADNRKLSKPVYNLAGFNPSAEEFRVRVLKAFPEADIQYQPDQRRQLIVDSWPADVNDSAARNDWGFQPQYDFERAFSEYLLPNIVKHHQ; encoded by the coding sequence ATGAAAACTGTGTTGATTACTGGAGCAAATGGCGAAATTGGCCATGGCTTGATTGAAGCATTGGCTGCGAACAGTGGTACTCAGATTGTCGCCCTCGATTTGAACTCACCTGATGAATCGATCAGGAAGAAATGCTATCGAACCGTGGTTGGCGATATCACCGATGCCTCGGTCGTGGAGAACCTCGGCGCGAATTACGATTTCGATATCATCATTCACCTGGCCGCATTGCTTTCCACCAAATCAGAACGTATGCCGAAGCTGGCCCACATGGTCAATGTCGATGGCACTTTGAACCTGCTGGAACTGGCGGTGAGCGAAGCTCGCCAGCAAGGAAAGCCAATACGTTTTATTTATCCAAGCAGCATAGCAGTCTACGGTATGCCCGATGTTAGTACTAAAGCGAAGTCAGGTAAAGTACTCGAGTCAGACTGGTGTGAGCCGCGAACGATGTACGGCATCAACAAACTGTATTGCGAGAAGCTGGGCAATTATTATCAGAAACATTACCGCCAACTGGATATACAGGAATCGAAAGGGCTCGTTGATTTTCGGGGAATACGATTTCCGGGATTAATCAGTGCTTTTACTTTGCCAACAGGTGGAACGAGTGATTTTGCACCGGAAATGATTCATGCGGCAGCCAAGAAGCAGACCTATAAGTGTTTTGTCCGGCCCGATACCCGCATACCATTCATGGCCATGCCTGATGGGGTTTCTGCCATCTTGAAACTAGCCGAGGCAGATAACAGGAAACTGTCGAAACCAGTCTATAACCTCGCTGGGTTCAATCCCTCTGCAGAGGAATTCCGCGTGCGGGTATTGAAAGCGTTTCCGGAAGCAGACATTCAGTATCAGCCCGATCAGCGCAGGCAGCTCATCGTGGATTCCTGGCCTGCTGATGTCAATGACAGTGCCGCCCGAAATGACTGGGGCTTTCAGCCTCAGTATGATTTCGAGCGTGCCTTTAGTGAATATCTGCTGCCTAACATTGTCAAGCATCATCAGTAA
- the kbl gene encoding glycine C-acetyltransferase — protein MSDHRFSEHLNKQLEEIKAAGTFKSERVIEGAQGAEIVVGGKKVINLCANNYMGLASHPDILQAAHQGLDQYGFGMASVRFICGTAVPHKQLEQQIAKFFNKEDSITYNSCFDANGGLFETILTDQDAIISDELNHASIIDGIRLCKAQRHRYKHSNMAELEELLKATQKQRFRMIATDGVFSMDGDLAKLDQICELADKYHAVVMVDECHATGFLGETGRGTPEVFGVMDRIDVITSTLGKTLSGGVGGFTTSFKPWVETLRQRSRPYLFSNAMPPSVAIASMKALEMIDSGASLRAKLQGNARFMRDGLTRAGFTLKPGNHPIIPVMLGDAKLASVMADKLLQKGIYVIGFSYPVVPVGQARIRMQLSAAHQQEHLEQALAAFCSVGRELNVIK, from the coding sequence ATGAGCGATCATCGCTTCAGTGAGCATCTCAATAAACAGTTAGAGGAAATCAAAGCTGCTGGCACATTCAAATCAGAACGTGTGATCGAAGGTGCGCAGGGGGCCGAGATCGTTGTTGGTGGAAAAAAAGTCATCAACCTGTGCGCCAATAACTATATGGGGCTGGCGAGTCATCCTGATATTCTCCAGGCGGCACACCAGGGGCTGGATCAATACGGCTTCGGCATGGCATCGGTGCGATTTATTTGCGGTACGGCAGTGCCCCACAAGCAATTGGAGCAGCAGATAGCGAAGTTCTTCAATAAAGAAGACTCCATTACTTACAATTCCTGCTTCGATGCCAATGGCGGCCTGTTTGAAACGATTCTTACCGATCAGGATGCCATCATCAGTGATGAACTGAACCATGCCAGCATCATTGATGGAATCCGATTGTGCAAAGCGCAGAGGCACCGCTACAAGCATAGCAACATGGCTGAACTGGAAGAGTTGCTGAAAGCCACTCAAAAGCAGCGGTTCAGAATGATTGCTACCGATGGCGTATTCTCGATGGATGGCGATCTGGCCAAACTGGATCAGATTTGCGAACTGGCGGATAAATATCACGCAGTCGTCATGGTCGATGAGTGTCACGCTACGGGGTTTCTGGGTGAAACGGGGCGAGGCACTCCTGAAGTGTTTGGAGTGATGGATCGCATTGATGTCATTACCAGTACGCTGGGGAAAACGCTCAGTGGTGGAGTGGGCGGATTTACTACTTCATTCAAACCCTGGGTTGAGACGTTACGGCAGAGGTCGCGACCGTATCTGTTCAGCAATGCCATGCCACCCAGTGTTGCCATTGCATCGATGAAAGCACTGGAAATGATTGATTCAGGTGCATCACTACGAGCCAAACTGCAAGGCAATGCCCGATTTATGCGTGACGGTCTTACCCGGGCAGGATTTACATTGAAGCCAGGAAATCATCCTATCATCCCGGTGATGCTGGGTGATGCCAAACTGGCCAGCGTGATGGCTGATAAACTGCTACAAAAAGGCATTTATGTCATCGGCTTCAGCTATCCGGTTGTGCCAGTTGGCCAGGCTCGCATCCGCATGCAGCTTTCAGCAGCACATCAGCAGGAACATCTGGAACAGGCGCTGGCAGCATTCTGTTCTGTTGGCCGGGAATTGAACGTCATCAAGTAG
- a CDS encoding c-type cytochrome produces MPVHMVFVNLVILSCLICSLQGNSQSVQKDKPDLAWIWTSEAATSQQLPAGNRWFRKTFTIDRPIANPVDEAVLELTADNTFTVWFNGQRIGSGDNWQQVYRYDVKKLAKHGTNVIAIEAGNESPGAAALLVRLTVIPNGKSSMAINSDRSWKSVSTRPDEQWIKPEFEDKNWQPVHVLGEYGNTEPWGTLSWSDGPSSQRFKVPEGFVVETVIPPNPVAPKLNPRIPFSIINMTFDAKGRLLVSQERGPILLCTEQDQNGELKKIEPYCEQVKNAQGMCWVRDALLVVGDGPKGTGLYRAIDKNNDDVVDEVQLLHKFKGGMGEHGPHAIIHGPDDWLYLVIGNHAWAQPKELAKNSPLTRWPNGYFGPDQGKPGTTEDVLIPRLNDGRGHAANILAPGGTIWRLDHEGNNMSLYAAGFRNQYDAAFRSDGEMFTFDSDMEWDEGMPWYRPVRVCHVPPGADYLWRTGAANTPNYYLDSLEPMVETGRGSPCGVAVYEHVKYPSKYQGAIFLADWSIGVIWAVHTTPHGAGFRGNAEKFCTGSPLNVTDLEVGPDGSIYFTLGGRSTTGGVYRIRYANPSTDNDSRGRIQPLAAWSKNRLEWKPPAPPELSAIQKQLKSGDAYQQRLACDAIIRHQLTVPVDEIWSLLGQSDPFLRTAARLVLQRLEPETWINKLSQSSDLQAMEAIVALCKTGQAAKYQTQIVDRLNALTKSTDPTVQLQQLRTWQLVCIHCNLDSQNTIVQKAVNSWFEQFPTSDSRVNRELGILLSHAARNQWTALPVAQKLTAEMVRTQSDRPQSIYFFYLLRLLHHHGYTQQTRDAVVNWYEATKTWSGGHSYAPFMQNIFKDWSHALSPDERKLLMQQVDSKPHVAAVLLDGYGSEQDASDLINLLQNISNSKDTYVVKLQSVVLDQLGRQIQRAEVQQALRKMVEGNPTMLESVVRLLAKVPARENVKYLLEGLRLTSPLVVRDCMQSLAKCDYQPAPEDSAAYRTVILAINRLEEKDRVAAIRLLHKWKALRFSPDGTDIKQEINGWSRWFNQQFPKETPVPNVNALTASSKWKMSDFESVVASSKGDAIKGKVVFTKTNCIKCHKFGNEGEGLGPDLTTLKSRFQRRDTLEAILDPSKTISDQYRGTVIVTVQGQTITGLAAPQGNTVTVLQTDGSKVTINKADIESQIASTVSPMPEKLIDELTLQEIADLLAYLESNPK; encoded by the coding sequence ATGCCAGTTCATATGGTTTTTGTCAATCTGGTTATTCTGAGTTGTCTGATATGCAGCTTGCAGGGAAACAGTCAGTCTGTTCAAAAAGATAAGCCAGATTTAGCATGGATCTGGACAAGCGAAGCGGCTACTTCACAGCAACTGCCTGCTGGTAACCGTTGGTTTCGAAAAACATTTACCATCGACCGCCCCATCGCAAACCCGGTTGATGAAGCAGTTCTTGAACTGACTGCCGATAATACATTCACCGTTTGGTTTAATGGACAACGCATCGGCAGTGGCGATAACTGGCAACAGGTTTATCGTTACGATGTCAAGAAATTGGCGAAGCATGGCACTAATGTTATAGCCATTGAAGCTGGCAACGAATCGCCGGGTGCTGCAGCACTTCTTGTTCGCTTGACAGTCATTCCCAATGGCAAATCCTCCATGGCAATCAATAGCGATCGCTCATGGAAGTCGGTCAGCACCAGGCCTGATGAGCAATGGATCAAGCCTGAATTTGAGGATAAGAACTGGCAGCCGGTTCATGTGCTGGGCGAATATGGAAACACCGAACCTTGGGGAACGTTAAGTTGGAGCGATGGACCTTCTTCACAACGATTCAAGGTGCCTGAAGGGTTTGTTGTGGAGACCGTCATTCCTCCCAATCCTGTTGCTCCGAAGCTCAATCCACGGATACCATTTTCAATTATCAATATGACTTTTGATGCCAAAGGCAGATTGCTGGTTTCGCAGGAGCGCGGTCCGATTTTGCTATGTACCGAGCAGGATCAAAATGGCGAACTGAAGAAGATTGAACCTTACTGCGAGCAGGTTAAAAACGCACAGGGAATGTGCTGGGTGCGCGATGCCTTGCTGGTGGTGGGAGATGGACCGAAAGGAACCGGGCTGTATCGTGCGATTGACAAGAACAATGATGATGTTGTTGATGAAGTGCAGCTATTGCACAAGTTCAAGGGTGGAATGGGAGAACATGGACCACATGCGATAATCCATGGCCCAGATGACTGGCTGTATCTGGTCATCGGAAACCATGCCTGGGCTCAGCCGAAGGAACTGGCGAAAAATTCGCCATTAACCCGTTGGCCAAACGGCTATTTTGGCCCCGATCAGGGCAAGCCGGGAACTACTGAAGATGTTCTTATTCCACGTTTAAACGATGGACGTGGCCATGCTGCCAACATTCTTGCACCAGGCGGAACTATTTGGCGATTAGATCATGAAGGTAACAACATGAGCCTGTATGCTGCTGGCTTCCGCAATCAGTATGATGCTGCATTCCGATCAGACGGGGAAATGTTTACCTTCGACAGCGACATGGAATGGGATGAAGGCATGCCTTGGTATCGCCCAGTGCGTGTGTGCCACGTTCCACCAGGGGCAGATTACCTTTGGCGAACTGGAGCAGCCAATACGCCTAACTATTACCTGGATAGCCTCGAGCCGATGGTAGAAACTGGCCGTGGTTCACCTTGCGGTGTTGCAGTGTATGAACATGTTAAGTACCCATCGAAATATCAAGGCGCAATATTCCTGGCAGACTGGTCCATCGGTGTCATTTGGGCTGTGCATACGACCCCTCACGGGGCTGGCTTTCGCGGCAACGCTGAGAAGTTCTGTACCGGATCTCCACTGAACGTTACCGATCTGGAAGTGGGGCCTGATGGCTCAATCTACTTCACGCTGGGAGGTCGTAGCACCACTGGTGGAGTTTACAGAATCCGTTATGCCAATCCATCAACCGACAATGATTCCAGAGGCAGGATACAGCCTCTTGCTGCATGGAGCAAAAACCGCTTAGAATGGAAACCCCCTGCCCCGCCTGAACTGTCTGCAATTCAAAAGCAATTGAAATCCGGCGATGCCTACCAGCAGCGACTGGCGTGTGATGCTATCATCAGACATCAGCTCACTGTTCCTGTCGACGAGATCTGGTCATTATTGGGGCAGTCTGATCCTTTTCTCCGGACCGCAGCCAGGCTGGTCCTGCAGCGACTTGAGCCAGAAACATGGATAAACAAACTTAGTCAATCGAGTGATTTGCAGGCGATGGAGGCTATTGTTGCGCTGTGTAAGACCGGACAGGCTGCCAAGTACCAAACGCAGATTGTCGATAGATTGAATGCCCTGACCAAGTCAACTGATCCAACAGTCCAGTTGCAACAACTACGAACCTGGCAACTGGTATGCATTCACTGCAATTTGGACTCTCAAAATACAATCGTTCAAAAGGCAGTCAATTCCTGGTTTGAACAGTTCCCCACCAGTGATTCACGAGTAAACCGAGAGTTAGGCATTCTGCTTTCTCACGCTGCCCGCAACCAATGGACCGCTCTGCCTGTTGCTCAGAAACTCACGGCAGAAATGGTCAGAACACAATCGGATCGTCCACAGAGTATCTACTTCTTCTATCTGCTTCGTCTGTTACATCATCATGGGTATACGCAGCAAACCAGGGATGCCGTTGTCAACTGGTATGAAGCGACCAAAACCTGGTCGGGCGGACATAGCTATGCGCCTTTCATGCAGAACATCTTCAAAGACTGGTCACACGCATTATCACCCGATGAAAGAAAGCTCCTCATGCAGCAGGTTGATTCCAAGCCGCATGTCGCTGCAGTCTTGCTGGATGGTTATGGCAGCGAGCAGGATGCCTCTGATCTAATCAATCTCTTACAGAATATAAGCAACAGCAAAGATACCTATGTAGTGAAACTTCAATCGGTTGTGCTGGATCAATTGGGGCGACAGATTCAGCGTGCTGAGGTGCAGCAGGCTCTCCGAAAGATGGTGGAAGGTAATCCAACTATGCTGGAGTCTGTTGTTCGTCTGCTGGCTAAAGTGCCTGCCAGGGAAAATGTGAAGTATCTGCTGGAAGGTCTTCGATTAACTTCACCACTGGTGGTTCGTGATTGCATGCAGTCACTGGCCAAGTGTGACTACCAGCCTGCGCCGGAAGATTCAGCAGCCTATCGAACCGTCATACTTGCGATTAATCGATTGGAGGAGAAGGATCGAGTGGCTGCCATTCGTTTGCTACACAAATGGAAGGCATTACGTTTTTCTCCGGATGGTACGGATATCAAGCAGGAGATCAACGGGTGGTCTCGCTGGTTCAATCAACAGTTCCCCAAGGAAACACCTGTTCCTAATGTCAATGCTCTGACCGCATCCTCCAAATGGAAGATGAGCGATTTTGAATCAGTGGTTGCTTCATCCAAAGGAGATGCCATTAAAGGTAAGGTGGTGTTTACGAAAACGAACTGCATCAAATGTCATAAGTTTGGAAATGAAGGCGAAGGATTAGGACCAGATTTGACAACGCTCAAAAGCCGGTTTCAACGACGTGATACACTGGAAGCGATACTTGACCCTTCGAAAACCATCAGTGATCAGTATCGAGGAACGGTGATCGTTACGGTACAGGGACAGACTATCACCGGCCTGGCAGCGCCGCAGGGCAACACGGTGACCGTGTTGCAAACCGATGGTTCCAAAGTAACCATCAACAAGGCAGATATTGAATCTCAGATTGCGTCAACCGTTTCACCTATGCCCGAAAAACTCATCGATGAACTCACCCTGCAGGAGATTGCAGACCTGCTGGCTTACCTGGAATCGAATCCAAAATAA
- a CDS encoding serine/threonine protein kinase produces the protein MATEQTIGGYRLMNHMTTGQTSQVWEVNEPGSGRHFAMKLLLPEYAKNPVHRRLLEHEAKVGMPMSHPNVIKMLKLAKDKDTQYLIMEFFPGGNLKLRMMRKHPIIRERAHSIMCMAAAGIAHMHDRGWIHRDIKPDNILLNSSGELKLIDFGLAKRIERSAGLFGWFRGGRKRGTTAGTRSYMSPEQILNKPLDERSDIYSFGATMYEIASGRPPFRGSSPSDLLAKHLKEKPMSLQYVVDDITEEFAQIVQRCLAKDKKERFRNMHELLSQLRVTRVYKGDKLERPA, from the coding sequence ATGGCGACTGAGCAAACAATAGGCGGATACCGTCTCATGAATCACATGACGACGGGCCAAACGAGCCAGGTATGGGAAGTCAATGAGCCAGGGTCTGGTCGTCACTTTGCCATGAAGTTGTTACTCCCCGAGTATGCCAAAAATCCGGTTCACCGAAGATTGCTGGAGCATGAGGCCAAAGTTGGCATGCCGATGAGCCATCCCAACGTCATCAAGATGCTGAAACTCGCGAAGGATAAAGATACTCAATATCTGATCATGGAATTCTTTCCCGGTGGAAATCTGAAGCTGCGCATGATGCGTAAGCATCCCATCATTCGCGAACGTGCTCACTCTATCATGTGCATGGCGGCAGCCGGTATTGCCCACATGCACGATCGTGGCTGGATTCATCGCGATATCAAGCCTGACAATATCCTGTTGAACAGCTCAGGTGAACTAAAACTCATCGACTTTGGCCTGGCAAAACGCATTGAACGCAGTGCAGGGCTCTTTGGCTGGTTTCGAGGCGGGCGAAAACGGGGAACCACAGCGGGAACCCGGAGCTATATGTCGCCGGAACAGATTCTGAATAAGCCACTCGATGAACGATCCGACATTTACAGTTTTGGCGCGACCATGTACGAGATTGCATCAGGCAGGCCGCCATTCAGAGGGAGCAGCCCATCCGATCTACTAGCCAAACATCTCAAAGAAAAGCCGATGAGTCTGCAGTACGTGGTAGATGACATTACGGAAGAATTTGCACAGATCGTCCAGCGATGCCTTGCCAAAGATAAAAAGGAACGTTTCAGAAATATGCATGAGCTTTTGTCGCAGTTAAGGGTCACGCGTGTTTACAAGGGAGATAAACTCGAGCGTCCCGCTTGA